One Syngnathoides biaculeatus isolate LvHL_M chromosome 4, ASM1980259v1, whole genome shotgun sequence DNA window includes the following coding sequences:
- the tbx1 gene encoding T-box transcription factor TBX1 isoform X2 — protein MDDGGPLSPRANAFSIASLICAAEQAGNAASERRRAGLDKPDANKRGCRTMHYSTVTREMEAFTTSSLSSLNTPGGYHLSPSPGDPYSQHEAHFEPCPAAQPGYGYPAQAPPQSDPAGTPCSSSSSSSTPNSKTMVKKNPKVANISVQLEMKALWDEFNQLGTEMIVTKAGRRMFPTFQVKIFGMDPMADYMLLMDFLPVDDKRYRYAFHSSSWLVAGKADPATPGRVHYHPDSPAKGAQWMKQIVSFDKLKLTNNLLDDNGHIILNSMHRYQPRFHVVYVDPRKDSEKYAEENYKTFVFEETRFTAVTAYQNHRITQLKIASNPFAKGFRDCDPEDWPRNHRPGSLPIMSAFARTRNPMSSPPQQNGTEKDDSRREYEREPGGTPMHADPAHQLMSRVLSPALPVPGGLHAVPLSGGRPSPPHDLRTDPHNLPPDTLHHHPYKYPTTYEHYLGAKTRPSPYPLPGIRGHTYHHHMNPATANMYSATSGPANYDYGPR, from the exons ATGGACGACGGTGGTCCCCTGTCTCCCAGGGCAAATGCTTTCAGTATTGCCTCTCTGATTTGCGCTGCAGAGCAAGCAGGAAACGCTGCGTCGGAAAGGCGTCGCGCCGGCCTGGACAAACCAGACGCGAACAAGCGCGGCTGCCGCACCATGCACTACAGCACCGTCACCCGAGAAATGGAAG CCTTCACGACCAGCAGCCTGAGCAGCCTCAACACCCCGGGGGGCTACCACCTGTCCCCCTCCCCCGGGGACCCTTACAGTCAGCACGAGGCCCACTTTGAGCCCTGCCCGGCCGCCCAGCCCGGCTACGGCTACCCGGCCCAGGCCCCGCCACAGAGCGACCCCGCCGGGACCCCTTgctcgtcgtcctcgtcctcgtccaccCCAAACAGCAAGACCATGGTCAAGAAAAACCCCAAGGTGGCCAACATCAGCGTGCAGCTGGAGATGAAGGCCTTGTGGGACGAGTTTAATCAGCTGGGCACGGAGATGATCGTCACCAAAGCCGGGAG GAGAATGTTCCCAACTTTCCAAGTGAAAATATTCGGGATGGATCCAATGGCGGACTACATGCTCCTCATGGACTTCTTGCCAGTCGACGACAAACGTTACAG GTATGCCTTCCACAGTTCTTCGTGGCTGGTGGCGGGCAAAGCTGACCCCGCCACCCCCGGCAGGGTCCACTACCACCCGGACTCCCCGGCCAAAGGCGCCCAGTGGATGAAGCAAATTGTTTCTTTTGACAAACTCAAGCTGACGAACAACCTCCTGGACGATAACGGACAT ATCATTCTCAACTCAATGCACCGCTACCAGCCCAGGTTCCACGTGGTCTACGTGGACCCTCGCAAGGACAGCGAGAAATACGCGGAGGAGAACTACAAAACTTTCGTGTTCGAAGAAACTCGCTTCACGGCGGTCACGGCGTACCAGAATCATCGG ATCACCCAGCTGAAAATAGCCAGTAACCCTTTTGCAAAGGGCTTCCGGGACTGCGACCCAGAAGATtg GCCCAGGAATCACAGGCCAGGCTCGCTGCCAATAATGAGCGCTTTTGCCAGAACAAGAAACCCAATGTCGTCTCCTCCTCAGCAGAACGGCACAGAGAAAG atgACAGCAGGCGGGAATACGAGCGAGAGCCCGGTGGCACGCCCATGCACGCCGACCCGGCTCACCAGCTGATGTCCCGAGTCCTCAGTCCCGCCCTCCCGGTCCCGGGAGGCCTTCACGCCGTGCCGCTCAGCGGTGGCCGCCCGAGTCCTCCACATGACCTCAGGACGGACCCTCACAACCTACCCCCGGACACTCTGCACCACCACCCTTACAAGTACCCCACCACCTATGAACACTACTTGGGAGCCAAGACCAGGCCGTCGCCTTATCCGTTACCCGGCATCAGAGGACACACGTACCACCACCACATGAACCCAGCCACAGCGAACATGTACTCAGCCACCAGTGGACCAGCAAACTATGACTACGGGCCCAGATAA
- the tbx1 gene encoding T-box transcription factor TBX1 isoform X1, producing the protein MDDGGPLSPRANAFSIASLICAAEQAGNAASERRRAGLDKPDANKRGCRTMHYSTVTREMEAISSPWLTQLSHFCDVAAFTTSSLSSLNTPGGYHLSPSPGDPYSQHEAHFEPCPAAQPGYGYPAQAPPQSDPAGTPCSSSSSSSTPNSKTMVKKNPKVANISVQLEMKALWDEFNQLGTEMIVTKAGRRMFPTFQVKIFGMDPMADYMLLMDFLPVDDKRYRYAFHSSSWLVAGKADPATPGRVHYHPDSPAKGAQWMKQIVSFDKLKLTNNLLDDNGHIILNSMHRYQPRFHVVYVDPRKDSEKYAEENYKTFVFEETRFTAVTAYQNHRITQLKIASNPFAKGFRDCDPEDWPRNHRPGSLPIMSAFARTRNPMSSPPQQNGTEKDDSRREYEREPGGTPMHADPAHQLMSRVLSPALPVPGGLHAVPLSGGRPSPPHDLRTDPHNLPPDTLHHHPYKYPTTYEHYLGAKTRPSPYPLPGIRGHTYHHHMNPATANMYSATSGPANYDYGPR; encoded by the exons ATGGACGACGGTGGTCCCCTGTCTCCCAGGGCAAATGCTTTCAGTATTGCCTCTCTGATTTGCGCTGCAGAGCAAGCAGGAAACGCTGCGTCGGAAAGGCGTCGCGCCGGCCTGGACAAACCAGACGCGAACAAGCGCGGCTGCCGCACCATGCACTACAGCACCGTCACCCGAGAAATGGAAG CCATTTCCAGCCCGTGGCTGACGCAGCTGTCCCATTTTTGCGATGTTGCAGCCTTCACGACCAGCAGCCTGAGCAGCCTCAACACCCCGGGGGGCTACCACCTGTCCCCCTCCCCCGGGGACCCTTACAGTCAGCACGAGGCCCACTTTGAGCCCTGCCCGGCCGCCCAGCCCGGCTACGGCTACCCGGCCCAGGCCCCGCCACAGAGCGACCCCGCCGGGACCCCTTgctcgtcgtcctcgtcctcgtccaccCCAAACAGCAAGACCATGGTCAAGAAAAACCCCAAGGTGGCCAACATCAGCGTGCAGCTGGAGATGAAGGCCTTGTGGGACGAGTTTAATCAGCTGGGCACGGAGATGATCGTCACCAAAGCCGGGAG GAGAATGTTCCCAACTTTCCAAGTGAAAATATTCGGGATGGATCCAATGGCGGACTACATGCTCCTCATGGACTTCTTGCCAGTCGACGACAAACGTTACAG GTATGCCTTCCACAGTTCTTCGTGGCTGGTGGCGGGCAAAGCTGACCCCGCCACCCCCGGCAGGGTCCACTACCACCCGGACTCCCCGGCCAAAGGCGCCCAGTGGATGAAGCAAATTGTTTCTTTTGACAAACTCAAGCTGACGAACAACCTCCTGGACGATAACGGACAT ATCATTCTCAACTCAATGCACCGCTACCAGCCCAGGTTCCACGTGGTCTACGTGGACCCTCGCAAGGACAGCGAGAAATACGCGGAGGAGAACTACAAAACTTTCGTGTTCGAAGAAACTCGCTTCACGGCGGTCACGGCGTACCAGAATCATCGG ATCACCCAGCTGAAAATAGCCAGTAACCCTTTTGCAAAGGGCTTCCGGGACTGCGACCCAGAAGATtg GCCCAGGAATCACAGGCCAGGCTCGCTGCCAATAATGAGCGCTTTTGCCAGAACAAGAAACCCAATGTCGTCTCCTCCTCAGCAGAACGGCACAGAGAAAG atgACAGCAGGCGGGAATACGAGCGAGAGCCCGGTGGCACGCCCATGCACGCCGACCCGGCTCACCAGCTGATGTCCCGAGTCCTCAGTCCCGCCCTCCCGGTCCCGGGAGGCCTTCACGCCGTGCCGCTCAGCGGTGGCCGCCCGAGTCCTCCACATGACCTCAGGACGGACCCTCACAACCTACCCCCGGACACTCTGCACCACCACCCTTACAAGTACCCCACCACCTATGAACACTACTTGGGAGCCAAGACCAGGCCGTCGCCTTATCCGTTACCCGGCATCAGAGGACACACGTACCACCACCACATGAACCCAGCCACAGCGAACATGTACTCAGCCACCAGTGGACCAGCAAACTATGACTACGGGCCCAGATAA